Proteins encoded in a region of the Paenibacillus sp. E222 genome:
- a CDS encoding bifunctional cytochrome P450/NADPH--P450 reductase gives MAQISVPQPKTFGPLGNLPQLNTDEPVQSLVKLAEEYGPIFRMEYPGRSELYISGHELVAEVSDESKFDKRVWAPLEKVRAFAGDGLFTSWTQEPNWKKAHNVLLPSFSQRAMQGYHNKMIDLAVQLVQKWSRLNPDETVNVPDDMTRLTLDTIGLCGFNYRFNSFYREEPHPFITSMVRALDESMSSLQRLRLQDKLMITKKKQFEQDIRSMFSLVDHIIAERKEQPQEGADDLLSHMLSGKDPETGETLDDENIRYQIITFLIAGHETTSGLLSFAIYYLMKNPDTLAKAQAEADQILKDPVPTYNQVRNLKYVRMVLNEALRLWPTAPAFSLYAKKDIVLDGKYPLQKGDSVSVLIPKLHRDRDAWGDDVEAFRPERFEDPSKVPHDAYKPFGNGQRACIGQQFALQEATLVLGMVLKHFDFIDHADYQLKVKETLTLKPDNFTIRVRARGGQPVMAVPGVAVEEPTPVAKRQEPDTANAHHTPMLVLYGSNLGTAEGIAREIADTARYQGFRSEVATLDDRVGKLPKEGVVIIVSASYNGQPPSNAKDFVEWIEHADAGEFQGVRFSVLGCGDHNWASTYQRIPRLIDEQLSSKGAERLSPIGESDASGDFEKQVGDWTEQLWPDLARTLGLKLNTSSGSERSSLSVQFVSGLAVTPLADTYDAHVAELLENRELHDAGSERSTRHLEIKLPEGATYKEGDHLGILPQNPPELVERVLKRYGFTGTEHLVLDASGRSAAHLPLHQPVNLVDLLSHSVELQEAATRAQLRELAAYTVCPPHKKELEALLDESVYMEEVRKKRISMLDYLVKYEACELPFERFLELLPSLKARYYSISSSPRVQPEQASITVSVVRAPAWSGQGEYKGIASNYLANLKPGEEVVMFIRTPESGFELPEYAEAPIIMVGPGTGVAPFRGFLQARRVLKEQGQQVGEAHLYFGCRNPEHDYLYKNELETAEQEGLVQLHTAFSRVDGEEKCYVQHLMRDDAHKLIPLLEQGGHLYVCGDGSKMAPDVEATLKTAYVDVSGNSAEQADAWLERLQQEGRYAKDVWTGI, from the coding sequence ATGGCGCAAATTTCAGTTCCCCAACCTAAAACTTTTGGCCCTTTAGGAAACTTACCACAGTTAAATACCGATGAGCCTGTACAATCCCTGGTGAAACTCGCTGAAGAGTATGGACCCATTTTTAGAATGGAGTATCCTGGACGAAGTGAGTTGTATATATCAGGTCACGAACTGGTAGCCGAGGTAAGCGACGAATCCAAATTCGATAAACGTGTATGGGCACCGCTGGAGAAGGTTCGTGCATTTGCCGGGGATGGCCTGTTTACGAGCTGGACACAAGAACCTAATTGGAAAAAAGCTCACAATGTGCTGCTGCCTAGCTTCAGCCAGCGTGCGATGCAGGGGTATCACAATAAAATGATCGATCTCGCTGTACAGCTCGTGCAGAAGTGGTCCAGATTGAACCCGGACGAGACGGTTAACGTACCCGATGATATGACTCGTCTCACCCTGGATACGATTGGACTGTGTGGGTTCAACTATCGATTTAACAGCTTTTATCGGGAAGAGCCCCATCCTTTCATTACCAGCATGGTGCGGGCATTGGACGAATCGATGAGTTCTTTGCAGCGTTTGCGTCTACAAGACAAGCTGATGATCACCAAGAAGAAACAGTTTGAGCAGGATATTCGTTCGATGTTCTCTCTGGTGGATCATATTATTGCGGAGCGCAAGGAGCAGCCCCAGGAAGGGGCAGACGATCTGTTATCCCATATGCTTAGCGGGAAAGACCCGGAAACCGGGGAAACGCTGGACGATGAAAATATCCGTTACCAGATCATCACCTTCCTGATTGCTGGACATGAGACGACGAGTGGCTTGTTGTCCTTTGCCATCTATTATTTAATGAAAAATCCAGATACACTCGCCAAGGCTCAAGCTGAAGCAGATCAGATTCTGAAAGATCCGGTCCCGACATACAATCAGGTTCGCAATCTGAAATATGTTCGCATGGTTTTGAATGAAGCATTGCGGTTGTGGCCTACGGCTCCGGCATTCTCCTTATACGCGAAGAAAGATATCGTTCTGGACGGTAAATATCCTTTGCAAAAAGGGGATAGTGTCAGTGTGCTCATTCCCAAGCTGCATCGGGACCGCGATGCGTGGGGTGACGATGTGGAGGCATTCCGTCCGGAACGGTTTGAAGATCCGAGCAAGGTGCCACATGATGCCTATAAACCTTTTGGTAATGGTCAGCGGGCCTGCATTGGTCAGCAGTTTGCCCTTCAGGAAGCAACACTTGTGCTGGGCATGGTTTTGAAGCATTTTGATTTCATCGATCATGCAGACTATCAGTTGAAAGTGAAAGAAACGCTGACGCTCAAACCCGATAACTTCACGATCCGTGTTCGTGCACGCGGGGGTCAACCAGTCATGGCTGTTCCGGGTGTTGCCGTGGAGGAACCAACTCCGGTGGCCAAACGACAAGAGCCGGATACGGCAAATGCCCATCATACCCCAATGCTCGTCCTGTATGGCTCCAATCTCGGGACCGCGGAAGGCATTGCGCGTGAAATCGCAGATACCGCAAGATACCAAGGTTTCCGCAGCGAGGTTGCTACTCTGGATGATCGTGTTGGCAAACTGCCCAAGGAAGGCGTCGTCATCATTGTGAGTGCATCCTACAATGGTCAGCCACCAAGCAATGCCAAAGACTTCGTCGAGTGGATTGAACATGCGGATGCAGGGGAATTCCAAGGGGTTCGATTCTCTGTTCTCGGATGTGGGGATCACAACTGGGCCAGCACGTACCAGCGTATCCCGCGATTGATTGATGAGCAGTTATCTTCCAAAGGAGCAGAACGGTTATCACCGATCGGAGAAAGTGATGCCAGCGGGGACTTTGAGAAACAGGTTGGAGACTGGACCGAGCAACTATGGCCGGATCTGGCACGAACTCTGGGCCTCAAGTTGAACACTAGCTCAGGTAGTGAGCGCAGCTCCTTGTCTGTACAGTTTGTCAGCGGACTGGCAGTAACGCCGCTCGCGGATACGTATGATGCACATGTTGCTGAACTCCTTGAGAATCGGGAACTTCACGATGCGGGCAGTGAACGAAGCACACGTCATCTGGAGATTAAACTGCCTGAAGGCGCAACGTATAAGGAAGGCGATCACCTGGGCATTTTACCGCAAAACCCGCCTGAGCTCGTAGAACGAGTACTGAAACGATATGGATTCACAGGCACGGAACATCTGGTTCTGGATGCCTCCGGTCGCAGCGCCGCTCATCTGCCATTGCACCAACCGGTTAATTTGGTCGATCTGCTCAGTCACAGTGTGGAACTTCAGGAAGCGGCAACTCGGGCCCAACTGAGGGAACTCGCGGCGTACACGGTATGTCCACCGCATAAGAAGGAGCTCGAAGCACTTCTTGATGAGTCTGTATACATGGAAGAAGTACGTAAGAAACGGATATCCATGCTGGATTATTTGGTAAAATACGAAGCATGTGAACTGCCTTTTGAACGGTTTTTGGAACTGCTGCCTTCCCTGAAAGCCCGATATTATTCAATCTCCAGTTCACCACGAGTGCAGCCTGAGCAGGCCAGCATAACCGTCAGCGTAGTTCGTGCTCCGGCGTGGAGTGGTCAGGGAGAATATAAAGGCATAGCGTCCAACTATTTGGCGAACCTGAAGCCGGGTGAAGAGGTAGTCATGTTCATACGCACGCCCGAGTCCGGGTTCGAACTGCCGGAATATGCAGAGGCCCCAATCATTATGGTTGGTCCGGGGACGGGTGTGGCTCCATTCCGCGGTTTCCTGCAGGCAAGACGTGTATTGAAGGAACAAGGTCAGCAGGTGGGTGAGGCCCATCTGTATTTTGGATGTCGCAACCCTGAACATGACTATTTGTATAAAAATGAACTCGAAACAGCCGAGCAAGAGGGTCTTGTCCAGCTTCATACCGCATTCTCCCGTGTGGACGGGGAAGAGAAATGTTACGTGCAGCATCTAATGAGAGATGATGCGCACAAACTGATTCCTCTGCTCGAACAGGGTGGACATCTGTATGTTTGCGGCGATGGCAGCAAGATGGCACCTGATGTTGAAGCAACACTTAAGACGGCGTACGTTGATGTCAGCGGCAACTCTGCGGAGCAAGCTGATGCGTGGTTAGAACGTTTGCAGCAGGAAGGCCGTTATGCCAAAGATGTGTGGACAGGTATCTAA
- a CDS encoding glutathione peroxidase — MSIFSYQVPFMDGHAGDLSVYEGKVLLIVNTASKCSYSRQFTELQHLYEQYRDQGLEILAFPCDQFNHKEPGSSDEIAQYCRNHFHISFPIFEKIEVTGQSIHPVFRDLVEAAPFEGYDMESEEGRWMDQFVKEKHPDLYRGDGIKWNFTKFLIDRTGEVSGRYETTVAPIAMESAIRDLLRQA; from the coding sequence ATGAGCATATTTTCTTATCAGGTTCCATTTATGGATGGACACGCGGGTGATTTATCTGTTTATGAGGGGAAGGTGCTGCTTATTGTGAATACAGCCAGCAAGTGCAGTTACTCTCGACAATTTACGGAGCTTCAGCACCTGTATGAGCAGTATCGTGATCAAGGGCTGGAGATCCTGGCGTTTCCCTGTGATCAATTTAATCACAAGGAGCCGGGCAGCAGTGATGAGATAGCTCAGTATTGCAGGAATCATTTTCATATATCCTTTCCGATTTTTGAGAAGATCGAGGTTACCGGACAATCCATACACCCTGTGTTTCGCGATCTGGTCGAAGCTGCCCCATTTGAAGGTTATGATATGGAGTCGGAAGAAGGTCGGTGGATGGATCAATTCGTCAAGGAGAAACATCCCGATTTATACCGGGGAGACGGGATCAAATGGAATTTCACCAAATTTCTGATTGATCGAACCGGGGAAGTGAGTGGCCGCTATGAGACTACAGTTGCACCGATAGCGATGGAGTCCGCGATTCGGGATTTGCTGAGACAGGCCTAG
- a CDS encoding LUD domain-containing protein, translating to MNTEHQEWLEQMEKKSRAKQEHFMNDIASKLRRPRKTHAPTQPFRGAPAFWTDLDWDIDKRIQAFTDNFVSVGAHIARVRDIGEASDFIANKSHELSAKYIIRQNEQALTELGLEEQLPDVQISVWNSQAEENWKARAAEADIGVVMADYATAYTGSVTVLSSPEKGRSVSLLPTVLIIIIPIERLYTRLGETLDRFDEAGRENLPAGIHFISGPSRSSDIENDLTIGVHGPGIVYGLIMG from the coding sequence ATGAACACTGAACATCAGGAATGGCTGGAGCAAATGGAGAAAAAGTCCCGTGCAAAGCAGGAACACTTTATGAATGACATTGCGTCCAAATTGAGAAGACCACGGAAGACACATGCTCCGACTCAACCTTTTCGCGGTGCACCCGCATTCTGGACGGATCTGGATTGGGACATAGATAAGCGCATACAGGCATTTACCGATAATTTTGTGAGTGTAGGTGCTCATATTGCGCGGGTAAGAGACATTGGCGAAGCCTCGGATTTCATCGCTAACAAATCTCATGAATTAAGCGCGAAATATATCATACGTCAGAATGAACAGGCGCTGACCGAACTTGGATTGGAAGAGCAACTCCCCGATGTGCAAATTTCTGTATGGAACAGCCAAGCAGAGGAGAACTGGAAGGCACGGGCAGCCGAGGCAGATATCGGTGTAGTCATGGCGGATTATGCAACAGCATATACGGGTTCCGTCACGGTGCTTTCTTCGCCAGAAAAGGGACGCTCAGTGAGTCTATTGCCCACCGTACTCATCATTATTATTCCGATTGAACGGCTCTACACCAGGCTCGGTGAAACGCTTGATCGCTTCGATGAAGCGGGAAGAGAGAATCTTCCCGCAGGCATTCATTTTATATCCGGTCCCAGTCGTTCTTCCGATATTGAAAATGATTTGACGATTGGGGTACATGGACCGGGGATTGTCTATGGTCTTATTATGGGGTAA
- a CDS encoding LutB/LldF family L-lactate oxidation iron-sulfur protein produces the protein MSQPGVMDVTVKERAELALNDDFLRKAVKFTTERLRNGKKSASEEHGNWEEWRERGRQIRLHTIAHLDYYLNEFVNNARANGVHIHFADTSAEAAAIALDIAAHKQASTVVKSKSMVSEEVHLNHVLESAGIEAIETDLGEYIIQLAGEAPSHIVIPAIHKNRYQIADLLSKEAGETLDPDTTVLAGFVRKKLREKFLEADIGMTGCNFAIAETGSMVLFENEGNARMVSTVPKTQITLMGMERIIPSWTDLEVMATLLPRSATGQKLTMYMSGITGPRRTEDGDGPDEMHIIIVDNGRSLQLGDPEFQELLNCIRCGACLNACPVYRHIGGHAYGGTYSGPIGAVLTPALNGNIDEWNDIAGASSLCGACYEACPVKIPLHDMLVYLRRRKVEEGHGNKLESVGMKGFAAVVSNSKRFGAAIRLGQIGQKAVVRNNGISLKLGPLKGWNSYRVAPSLAKRSFRQQWNKLDQELNQEKKEMDSSVRDRMEQILREREGGGGQHEH, from the coding sequence ATGAGTCAACCCGGCGTAATGGATGTTACCGTCAAAGAACGTGCAGAACTGGCTTTGAATGATGATTTCCTGCGGAAAGCCGTCAAGTTTACGACAGAGCGATTGCGTAATGGCAAGAAGTCTGCATCGGAAGAACATGGCAACTGGGAAGAATGGCGTGAACGTGGACGTCAGATTCGTCTGCATACGATCGCACATCTGGATTATTACCTTAATGAATTCGTCAATAATGCACGCGCCAATGGGGTTCATATTCATTTTGCCGATACTTCGGCAGAGGCAGCGGCGATTGCACTGGATATTGCGGCTCATAAGCAGGCTTCTACCGTGGTGAAATCCAAGTCGATGGTATCCGAGGAAGTACATCTCAATCATGTATTGGAATCCGCAGGTATTGAAGCGATAGAGACCGATCTGGGTGAATACATCATTCAATTGGCGGGTGAAGCTCCATCTCATATCGTCATTCCGGCTATTCACAAGAACCGTTACCAGATTGCGGACCTGTTGTCCAAGGAAGCGGGTGAAACTCTGGATCCGGACACCACCGTACTTGCCGGATTTGTACGTAAAAAGCTGCGGGAGAAGTTTCTTGAAGCCGATATTGGCATGACCGGCTGCAATTTTGCCATTGCGGAGACGGGTTCCATGGTCCTATTTGAAAATGAAGGCAATGCCCGCATGGTATCCACCGTGCCAAAAACACAGATTACCTTAATGGGCATGGAGCGTATCATTCCATCTTGGACGGATCTCGAGGTGATGGCGACCCTTCTGCCACGCTCCGCGACAGGTCAAAAATTGACGATGTATATGTCAGGCATAACTGGTCCTCGTCGAACAGAAGATGGGGACGGACCAGATGAAATGCACATTATTATCGTGGATAATGGACGTTCACTCCAGTTGGGTGATCCCGAATTCCAGGAGCTGTTGAACTGTATTCGCTGCGGGGCCTGTCTGAACGCTTGTCCGGTATATCGTCATATCGGCGGGCATGCCTATGGTGGAACCTACAGCGGACCGATCGGAGCGGTGCTTACGCCTGCACTCAATGGCAATATTGATGAATGGAACGACATTGCGGGTGCTTCCAGTCTGTGCGGAGCCTGTTATGAAGCCTGTCCGGTCAAAATTCCGCTGCATGATATGCTCGTATATTTACGCAGACGCAAGGTGGAAGAGGGCCATGGCAACAAGCTTGAGAGTGTTGGCATGAAAGGTTTTGCAGCAGTTGTATCCAATTCTAAACGCTTCGGAGCGGCTATACGTCTTGGACAGATTGGTCAGAAAGCCGTTGTGCGGAATAACGGAATTTCACTTAAACTTGGGCCACTCAAGGGCTGGAACAGCTATCGGGTTGCGCCAAGCCTCGCGAAGCGTTCCTTCCGGCAGCAATGGAACAAGCTGGATCAGGAGCTGAATCAGGAGAAGAAAGAGATGGATTCTTCCGTTCGGGACCGAATGGAACAGATTCTGCGTGAGCGCGAGGGGGGCGGTGGTCAACATGAACACTGA
- a CDS encoding (Fe-S)-binding protein: MKVSLFITCLSDAIYPRVGEAMVRLLAAHGVRLDFPPVQTCCGQPSYNSGYWDETRVAAKTIMEAFDDSDFVVCPSGSCTYMIHHYPELFVDEPVWLEKAKRLEAKAYEFTQFLVQVLGITDLGAHFPHKVTYHPSCHGSRLLGVKDEPMALLSAVKGLEFVPLPYGEDCCGFGGTFAIKMPDISGAMVTEKVDHIKETEAEVLVGLDMACLMNIAGNLRYRNEPVRVMHLAELLYEGVQTG, encoded by the coding sequence ATGAAGGTCTCCTTATTCATTACCTGCCTCAGCGATGCCATATATCCCCGTGTGGGGGAGGCGATGGTGAGATTGCTCGCCGCTCACGGCGTTCGGTTGGATTTCCCGCCCGTGCAGACCTGCTGCGGTCAGCCTTCCTACAACAGCGGGTATTGGGATGAGACACGGGTAGCCGCCAAAACGATTATGGAAGCCTTTGATGACAGTGATTTTGTCGTCTGTCCTTCGGGCTCCTGTACGTACATGATTCATCATTATCCAGAGCTGTTTGTCGATGAACCTGTATGGCTGGAGAAGGCTAAACGTTTGGAAGCCAAAGCCTACGAATTCACACAGTTTCTCGTTCAGGTGCTTGGCATCACCGATTTGGGTGCACATTTTCCGCATAAGGTTACATATCATCCCTCCTGTCATGGCAGCCGTTTGTTAGGCGTAAAGGATGAGCCTATGGCATTACTTTCGGCAGTAAAAGGTTTGGAATTTGTCCCCCTTCCTTACGGAGAGGACTGCTGCGGCTTTGGTGGTACCTTTGCCATCAAAATGCCGGATATATCTGGTGCCATGGTCACAGAAAAGGTAGATCACATCAAAGAGACGGAAGCCGAAGTATTGGTAGGACTGGATATGGCCTGTCTGATGAATATCGCAGGTAATCTGCGGTATCGGAATGAACCAGTACGTGTGATGCATTTGGCCGAACTGCTGTACGAGGGGGTGCAAACAGGATGA
- a CDS encoding DeoR/GlpR family DNA-binding transcription regulator, which yields MLAAERYDRIVEMVNVKGSMRVSELSEHCRVTEETIRRDLDRLEQEGRLRRSHGGAVSVKEEQSEIPYRVRETTHAEEKKRIAQSALSMIRPGDRILLDASTTAGYMAANMPDMPLTVLTNSIQVATELSSRDKIEVISTGGQLAQRSLSFVGPLAERSLETYHVDKLFLSCKGVHLEGGGISESNELQARLKQKMVGISDQVILLADTSKFGVRAFARVTGLNAVHAVITDQSLDEDVIERLNSYDISITTV from the coding sequence ATGCTGGCAGCAGAGCGCTATGACCGGATTGTGGAGATGGTTAATGTTAAGGGCAGCATGCGTGTCTCCGAGCTTAGTGAGCACTGCCGGGTAACAGAAGAGACCATTCGGCGAGATCTGGACCGGCTGGAGCAAGAAGGGCGACTGCGTCGTTCCCATGGCGGAGCTGTTAGCGTGAAGGAAGAGCAGTCGGAGATCCCTTACCGGGTAAGGGAAACAACACATGCTGAGGAAAAGAAAAGAATTGCCCAGTCGGCTCTATCCATGATTCGTCCGGGTGATCGAATTCTACTGGATGCCAGCACAACAGCAGGGTATATGGCGGCCAATATGCCGGATATGCCACTGACCGTATTGACCAACTCCATACAGGTAGCCACCGAACTGAGCAGCAGGGACAAGATTGAAGTCATCTCGACGGGAGGCCAGCTGGCCCAGAGATCGCTGTCTTTTGTTGGACCGCTCGCCGAACGTTCTCTAGAGACATATCATGTCGATAAATTGTTTCTGTCTTGTAAAGGTGTGCATCTGGAAGGCGGCGGAATCAGTGAATCCAATGAGCTTCAGGCACGGTTGAAGCAGAAAATGGTCGGTATATCCGACCAGGTCATTTTGCTTGCAGATACGAGCAAGTTTGGGGTTCGTGCATTTGCCCGGGTAACCGGGTTAAATGCGGTTCATGCGGTGATCACGGATCAGTCGCTTGATGAAGATGTGATAGAACGACTGAACAGCTATGATATCTCAATCACAACGGTATAA